TtagatttgatatatttaaatatcttgatttttttgccttaataatataggtatatatatgaatattcgtaataattaaaatatatagtgaaGAAAGTACCGATTCAGAGAAAATTGAAAAGTATGTATTTATCTTTCGTTATAATTGTTTGATGTCAATCATAATCTATCGCCATGTTTATCACAACTGTCGTATATCATCCTGATACGACTTTAATCtaactaaaaaaatctaaacagATACACGAACAAACTTGTCTTATACATTACTTTACGGTTTGAATTTAACTAAaacctataatatttaaaaatcgaacgttaaaattttataaaatggttaTATCTATGAAATTTCTTTGGATATTTTGTTAggattaaaaagaaaagtatttattgacTGACAAGCTTCGTCAACCCGAATATCAACAGTCCAAAGGTGAAATCGTTTTGAAACGCTTTTTAAGGTAATATCCATTAATGGCAGGTTGATATACTTTGCATAGTTAAAGTGTTACCATTATAAAATTCGGTCGCTCATATTAAACGTGAAATAACTTTTCGCGTCTATTCCAACTAACACTTAGGTGACAGTTATCTCTATTTAGTCAACGTGTTTGTTTTCATTCATTcgtcatatattaatatatattttttaacagaacTGCGTACTTAGTTTAGCCTTAGAGGAAAACGGTTTTGAATTCTCACACGTGACAAGAcctatgtttatttttgctcCACCTATTAAACCAAACtggtttcttattttaaagtttagttatatacctatatcttttaaattatacatatatatttaatacaatataagtcTCTTAACAAAGACATTGCAAACTAAATGCAATAGAATTTTATCGATGTCGATAAATCGGTTTGTAGAACATTTAAAACGTTCACATTCtcgcatttataaataaatgtaaaagcaAACTTACTCAAGGGCTGGCGTAGTTACTGTGACACTTAGGTAATAGGGAAAGGGAAtgttaacttattaaataaaaaaaaatattaggtcCAAGGTATAacgtgtaaataaatatcttattatgaaaaaaatatccattcGTTTTCGATCCAGCAAATCTAAATACgctttatgttatttatttgttttcgcTTTGAgttattcaatgttttaaagatttatgatgatgatcaattttttttttgcaggaAAATGAAGACGAAGGAAAAACTAGACATAGCGAGTATCAGCGGCAGCGCGTTGTCCATCATTCATAATGGcaggtaacaaaaaaaaaaaaataagttgaggctgacataaatttttataagactcTTTGGTGTTAAAAGGAGAATGTTACTGTGtttgattttgatataaattcgACGTCTGGACGAACGACAGTGAGTTCGGTGAGTGCGGACTATtgaagaatgtgattatgaagaaccttcaaGAAATACAAGGATACTTAGTTAGTTAATTGAAGTTTCACtttgaaatatcatttaaagtaCTTAACTACATAAGTGATTTAAGTGACGTAAGCAATGTTGACGTTTAtctctttaaaaacaaataatttgtacTAAATCCGCTATACATGTATCTAATCAGTGAATCTAATGTAATGCTAGACATTTAAAACGTCATGTCTATTTCTCGATGCGACATCTAGCGTCAAAATTGTTAAGACTTTACTgacttatgttattattagtcTTTATATGTTActactaggtaccagcccctgCTTTGCAAGggatctttacaaaaaatataaaatagactatttaattttgagaattatttaacttacattattataactttcaaacttaaaaagtaatttacagatattcATGTAGGCTtcaaaacgaagtaatttatttgataagacttaataccgtatttatgtaaatagctttccaataaacgctttagaaatgccaatttttaaaagttgtaaaatggatatagtatgccatccttaaggtatagacatatgccacctcGGACTTTTCTgcagacctatataagatacacaatcccaccatatattattttgttatatctcaaagactttaggcagcgttttcgttaaaagctctcacacggctcatgttttcccgacatcttcaacaaatatcgttaatgtacacacaagtcaATACAAAAActcaacaaattatatactaaaaccttcctcgagtaTCACGCTATAGAGTAGTGAtatctgtttgataatcggtgcagtagtttttccgtttatcgcgaacagacagacagacgcggcgacggactttgttttataatatgtattgattataTCGGCTAGCAAAGGAATAGCTATCAGTGTGTCCAAACTAATTACACGTCGTCACAACATGCGGAGCGTTACCAGTTTTTGATTCGTAAATCTTCGCATACTAcagttttaatacatttttttcgaTCGATCGCGCTGATTTCAGACAGACAGAAgacaaaatcaatttaattttataatgaattaacgAAATAATGCTGATGCtatgtttacattataaaataactgtattttttaatacaaattccgCATTAGAGTtgctaatttttattatatagttttcttCATGTATTTTCGGAAGACAACGTGTATTATGTAGATAACaaaggaataaatattatgtcttTTTAGTACTTAAATGCGAGAATTTTGACATATTTGTATAAGATGAATTACgcgtttgataaaattaaatcgtttTCCCTTGTACTGTCAGTTACATACAAGTTAGGTAGAGTTTTAGAGATTAGATTTCAAACATTACAAGGACTTATACATtttgacaatattaattttgtttttacttaacttataatctgtatttaaGATAGACTACACATATAGTGTTGCCATAACAATAttgcttattatttaagatagaTCCTTGAGTTCacggttaaaaattattaaaaataaatctgtttaCGAGTATGTCAGTTGAAATTGAATATGTCCACCCCTCAAAAGGATCTGTGCCAATTACATTTGTTCAaagaatgaataataaaattctcataATTACTTGAATtatggaaataataaataataaattcaaatgaatacaatatgaaattaaaatgttaatatattcagTAGTTGATAGGGAAATAGTAAATTGAGACAAATGATTACttcattactaataaaatgtaggtttttattaacactaacggaaacaaaaattacctaaaaataaattttaaattgttcatagccactgttttgttttaaattatttataaataagtaaaaatgtatatgttttaatacgAATTAGGTTTTCggaaataatcttatataaagataacttTAGATTGTTAATTGTGACTATTTGTTGAAAATGAAAGCCATTTATATCTTGAAATCTGTTATCTTAAATCGTTTGAAGGTACTTTCGTATATTATCTTCAGATGTTATTGCAATCTCGCCTCCGAATCGAATATATACTCAGCTCACTGATAAGCCATAGTTGCCTTTGGttgtaatgattttaaaagtattaatttattaactgaaGAAGTACGTTCCGGATaatactgatttttttttaaacaaaaatatacaaatttaaatgtggTATTAAGTTGGATGCTCCATTTCATCCACACTTTTGACAAATACAAAAGATAGTTTCATGTTTTCCATTGCGTATATATCCTACGTTAGTGTTGTgacagacaaaatatatactcaaCAAACTGTTAACTTCATTATTGAAtcaaacatttgaaaaaagtaattcattatattctaaattttagtttaataaaaacgctAAGTTCTTTTGTTCACGCTAAGTTCTTTTGGTGTACGTAAGAGTTACGTTTAAGTTAtcgaaaaattattagttaataataatgttgggTAAAAAGTTAACGCTATGTGGTTTATTATACAAGtcttaaattacattacaaagaattttatcaattaGAATTTGTATAACATTAATGCTTTTAGTTATATTTGGCTATAGGAGTTTTTATGAGGAGCAGTGACAGAGTGACTATTTGtgcttttttctatttttcgtTTGTAGTACAACAAATTCTTGACAGTGTTTATGAAAgatgttttaatgaatttacgaTTCGCTTGTTCGTGTTTTGTTATCATCAATTTAATAACAGACAGTGACTAACCCAAGAGATCattaatgttgtatttttttgtcgtCCTCGTCTCAAATATTGTATCATgacgagatctaagacttccgcgggtattcattcaaataaaaaatatatttttcggattacactacgtatatattattagtttaaattgtattgCATTAATAACgttgaaagttttaaaatgttgccataagaaaactatttttatatccaaaCATTGGTTAGCGACCGTAATTttgattatcaaaataaaacatctcgTATACTCTGCGTTCGTGACAAACTTTTGACAGTTTCTTTGATACTGTTTCAAAAGTATTTCGGTTTAACCCGTCAGATGGAACATTGCCTAATAATCCCCACAACGTGGAGCGGTTATTCCATTTTGATTGCGATACTGTTCTTCGTAAACTTTCACTTTCAACATCAGAATCCCCGAATCGCCGTAGCCTCAGTCAGTAGGCGACTCAAACTGGGAACAGCTGATTTGAATACCACCGCTACCAAAAATGGtgagttttgttttgttgagtctaattttataatagaaaaaaaatcagttcATATAAGTGCTATATTTCTAGTTTTTAGAGGTTTTttcagtaattaaatatattttttcagaaacTTCCAGTGGTGATTTTTCTCCTGCTATGTTCGTTGTTCCTCGTTAACTCGCAGGATGTGTCCGAAACCCGTGATCTTGCCGACGATGGTGAGGACTACGATGAACTTGGCCGCAAACATCGCAAGaagaaaaaacatcaaaataatcCTTGTTACGGAGGTTACGGGCGGACTTTTGGAGACAAATTCGGACATCCTGATCAAACTTATATTTCTGCTCCTGTCACTAACTACTTCTTTGGTTGCGGAGGTCCTGTGGTACCACAACATCAAGGACATGGCCATGGCCACGGCGGCCACGGCCACGGCCACGGCGGACACGGTCACGGTGGCCACGGTCATATAGGGTACGGCCAGCACGGTGGATTCAACGGACCCCTTAATTATGGATTCAACCAAGGATTCAATCAACCCTATCCATTTGCTCAACACCAATATCCGTTCAATGGTGGCTACAACGTGGCCTCCGCTGCAGCATCAGGTTTCGGCAATCTCGTGTCAGGTTATTTTAATCGACCCAGAAAAGTCAACCGACAAATAAATCAGTTTTTAAGACCGTTATATAATCTGTTCTGAAACCTGTGTTATGAAATAGATTaggtaaatgttataaaataatataatcgtaGTAGTAAGaacgtatttatataacttttttatatgaatattttaatctccTTTATCTTAGTAGGCgattttgtgtttaaaaatcgCTTTTTAATACAGCGAAGTACGTATTTGATAAGtagtaaagttttatttactcaatatttatgtattaaagtgattttttaagattcgttttaataaaaattttatatatatatatatacatatatatttcaataaatattgtggCCCCATTACCTTGATAATCATTAAGACGCTGGCGATGCGATTACCTCACAATAcacattgaataatattataatttttattgtgtgttatataaaataaaataataaaaatatatttatgtaaacagtGTTGATATAAAACCATTACTAGTAAATATCTCATTATATGTaggaattcattttatttgtatgtcaacgcataatttataaataatatcaagtgacttctgatttttttttgttttttaatcatatacaaTAGCTATTAAGATGGTTGCAATCAATTATGAATATGCATAATGTTTTTATCGTTGCAAAATGCAAAGTTTAACCTAATGGCTTCCAACTTTAATAATCGTAATTAGTATTTCCAAGTTAATTAACtgatcattaaatataaccttTTAATATAAGCTCGCTTCATTATACTACGAATGAGGAACAGAAAAAGTTTCTTTTACTATGCAAAACTTGTGCTAAGCGTACAACTTTAACCATATTACTATTCAGCTATTTACTATAACAGTTACCagtttatgagaaaaaaaaaatggcgcTCGTAAAACCCTTGTCAATAATCTGTCACATTTAGATTTAAGATTGGAACagcataaaaagtttttttttaagcgaTTAAACAGACAATAGACAATAATCTTTAATACTTAACTTAGACTGAAGTACACAAAACCTTTTTCAGTACGACGACTGATAGTTACGGGGAGTACCAGTCTCGTGAGCAGATCATTAACTTGGATAGTAAAGTAAGAAGCGAGGATGAGCCCAACCCTGAACATCCCCACGTCACACATCCGACATCGTAAGTGTAGATGATGAGACCACGACGTCAGCTAACAGTTTCTTAAAGCCAGATTGGAATTCTGCTCTAAAGATGACTTGTAACTtatcaaagaatttatattttatttaaatgttgctGTTTATTCAACATTAATTCCAATCAAGTCAACTGCTTCATCTCCTGTCAATTATTGATAGATTTGTTATGATCaataaacgtttttatttgtatattcgtatttttttaaatgataattatctttttttttaatattccagCTATATGGACACGATGCTACATCTGTTCAGAGGTAACATCGGTTCCGGTTTGCTGGCTATGGGCGACGCTTTTAAGAACGGTGGCATTATTTTTTCACCTATCATGACAGCGATACTCGGTGTTATATGCGTCCACGCTCAACATTTActggtaatttaaatataatttttaaatattttatacatattttacgaCCTCCTATATGTACTTAAACTCGGttaagtcttttcggtaccacttaatattgttaataaaagacATTACTTCGTCCTCATTGAATATTTCGTCATGTTCGTCAAGTTCCAATGAGTTCACCAGTCCATGGATGTGATGTTATTAAGAcgtaatttaatttcgttatCAGCTGAACTGTTCAGAGGAGATGTATAGGAAGACTAAAAGGGACAAGCCTCCGGGTTTCGCGGACACAGTGTCGCTGGTGTTCGAGTACGGACCGGTGACACTGAGGCCGCTCGCACCGACCATGAAAATCCTGGTGAACACATTTCTGTGCATCACACAACTGGGCTTCTGTTGCGTCTACATAGTATTCATAGCGAACAACGTTAAAATGGTaacaactgttttatttatgccTAGTGATATTGGACGAATGTGAAAAATCTGTCTGTCAATgggatataatttaatttgttttcagaTATGTGACCAGCGAGGTCTGCATATAGATTTAACAATACACATGATATTCGTCATAATACCTATATTACTGATCTGTATGGTGCGAAACCTGAAATATTTAACTCCGTTCTCGACTTTGGCCAACGTGATGATGGCGCTAGGAGTTGGCGCTGTTTTGTACGAAGCTGTACAGGACATACCGCCGGTGGAGAGCAGGGACTACATAGCTCACTGGAGCCAGCTACCCTTGTACTTCGGTACAGCTATTTACGCTTTCGAAGGCATAGGATTGGTGAATACTTACACTTCATTAGATCTACTCCATAAACTgttcttgtaataaaaatcctATATAATCAGGTGCTGCCATTGAAAAACGAAATGCGGAAACCGGAGCTATTCCAGAAGCCTTTGGGCGTTTTAAACTTGGGTATGGTGATTGTTGCTGGTATATTCGTAACGGTCGGCTTCTTCGGCTACCTCAAGTGGGGTGATGAGGTCGCTGGCAGTGTCACCCTCAACCTGAACCCCGCGAATGTGTAAGATACACGAGACAGACTGTTTGaacacacatataaataaataaatatattttttttcaacgtaaatatttttttttaatttcagtttaagCACAACGGTCCAGGTATTGATAACTCTGGCTATGCTGTTGACTTATCCTCTCCAGATGTACGTCCCGGTCGCGATAATGTGGCCGCCTCTCAAGAAGAAGTACGGGAAGTCGTCACCCGTGGCCAAGGAGCTGGGATTCAGAGTTCTGCTAGTACTACTCACCTGTGAGTATGGTGTTAGGCAGAAGTTCCCAAACTTATAGTGTCCACTGAATATTttacgaataaatatttttttagcgcCCTCAATTTCACCTAATGAAAAACCATAGTAACTTCATATTAAAACTGATTAATTATGGCTAACTATATTAGCGGCCCCACTTCTTTATGGGTCTTTCACCAGCCGTTATCGCTGACATCCGGCTAAGACATTGCGTTTTTTATActaacaatatttgttttggtaAACAAGTATTTGGACGAAAAGCGagtatgatattatattattgtttttttaagtgaGACACTATTTTCAGTCGTTCTGGCGGAGTCGATTCCACAGTTGGGACTGTTCATATCCCTGGTGGGAGCCATCAGTAGCACCACCCTCGCCCTCATGTTCCCACCGATCATACAGCTCGTGTCCCACTACCAGAACAACAACGGGCTGACAGTCTTTATCACAGTGAAGAATCTCTTGATCATATCGCTGGGGTTGTTTATCTTTGTCACAGGAACATATCAAAGTATAGCCTCTATCGTACAAGCATTTTAGactacttattaatataagggTTATATTAAGAGAATGTACCAACAAATGAGCTGATCAGGAATAGGTTTGTCTCTTTTGTGAAGCGAAGCCGGGTGAAAAACCTACATGATATATATACGGGTGAATggaagtatattaaaaacaaccttattgttaagttattagtactttattttcaattgtcTTTTCACGACTAAGTACGACTAGATTTGTGTACTTGTTAAGAATAATCTATGTTATACaggaatatgtataaataagtctaatttattagtatatctatagttattcaaatttggattaagaatacttttaaaataagataaataaaccCGTATAAAACCACGTTACCatttaccaaataaaataaatgtgaatgttcaaatgacatttaatattgttgaaaCGTTTCGTTTAAGCGAAGAAGCTTTAAGGAGTCCAATAGTTTGTATTATAGCTAGTTTTATATTACCAGACTGTTAGAAGCACTGTTTGGCTTAAATTTTACAACAgagtattaactattattcttaaaaatgcCAAATTTATGACAGTATGTGACATcgtcattgtttttattataatgactaTGGCATAATATTATACAGCCAATACAGCTAGCTATATTTGattagagaaaaataaacacaattcaataaaaagaaCCATTTTTTGActaacgatttttttaaattgtaatacaatttgtttattattattattaaaacgcaCTTCGACATTGTAATGTActg
This Danaus plexippus chromosome Z, MEX_DaPlex, whole genome shotgun sequence DNA region includes the following protein-coding sequences:
- the LOC116777726 gene encoding proton-coupled amino acid transporter-like protein CG1139 — translated: MKTKEKLDIASISGSALSIIHNGSTTTDSYGEYQSREQIINLDSKVRSEDEPNPEHPHVTHPTSYMDTMLHLFRGNIGSGLLAMGDAFKNGGIIFSPIMTAILGVICVHAQHLLLNCSEEMYRKTKRDKPPGFADTVSLVFEYGPVTLRPLAPTMKILVNTFLCITQLGFCCVYIVFIANNVKMICDQRGLHIDLTIHMIFVIIPILLICMVRNLKYLTPFSTLANVMMALGVGAVLYEAVQDIPPVESRDYIAHWSQLPLYFGTAIYAFEGIGLVLPLKNEMRKPELFQKPLGVLNLGMVIVAGIFVTVGFFGYLKWGDEVAGSVTLNLNPANVLSTTVQVLITLAMLLTYPLQMYVPVAIMWPPLKKKYGKSSPVAKELGFRVLLVLLTFVLAESIPQLGLFISLVGAISSTTLALMFPPIIQLVSHYQNNNGLTVFITVKNLLIISLGLFIFVTGTYQSIASIVQAF
- the LOC116777727 gene encoding uncharacterized protein LOC116777727, with product MKLPVVIFLLLCSLFLVNSQDVSETRDLADDGEDYDELGRKHRKKKKHQNNPCYGGYGRTFGDKFGHPDQTYISAPVTNYFFGCGGPVVPQHQGHGHGHGGHGHGHGGHGHGGHGHIGYGQHGGFNGPLNYGFNQGFNQPYPFAQHQYPFNGGYNVASAAASGFGNLVSGYFNRPRKVNRQINQFLRPLYNLF